The following proteins come from a genomic window of Halomicroarcula saliterrae:
- a CDS encoding SDR family oxidoreductase produces the protein MTSDAEPVVLLTGAGSGIGAATARAFAARGWTVYATDVSTPLPERVRERCRTRELDVTSDEQCRAVADAVRAETGGVDCLVNNAGYAAPGPIEDVDPEVVRDVFDVVAHGPHRLARAVLPEMRRAGGRIVNVSSVLGRNAYPGMGAYSGAKAALSSMTDALRMELADNPAVHVSLVEPAWVETTFAENARGKLADDRTADYDAVYEDLERGWGLDGGPLAMAPERVAARILDAATEDDPRARYTVGRPAALLRWTERLPAWLSDPAVRWFGRLTTRLARWWR, from the coding sequence ATGACCTCCGACGCGGAACCGGTGGTACTGCTGACCGGCGCCGGCTCCGGTATCGGCGCCGCGACGGCGCGTGCCTTCGCCGCTCGCGGGTGGACAGTCTACGCCACCGACGTGTCGACGCCGTTGCCCGAACGGGTCCGCGAGCGCTGTCGGACGCGGGAGCTAGACGTGACCAGCGACGAGCAGTGTCGCGCCGTCGCGGACGCCGTCCGTGCGGAGACCGGCGGTGTCGACTGCCTTGTCAACAACGCCGGCTACGCCGCACCGGGGCCGATAGAGGACGTGGACCCCGAGGTCGTTCGTGACGTGTTCGACGTCGTCGCGCACGGCCCACACCGACTCGCGCGGGCGGTCCTGCCGGAGATGCGCCGCGCCGGCGGCCGCATCGTCAACGTCTCCAGCGTGCTCGGGCGGAACGCCTACCCGGGCATGGGCGCCTACAGCGGCGCGAAGGCCGCGCTGTCGTCGATGACCGACGCGCTCCGGATGGAACTGGCCGACAACCCCGCCGTCCACGTCTCGCTCGTCGAGCCCGCGTGGGTCGAGACGACCTTCGCCGAGAACGCCCGCGGGAAGCTCGCCGACGACCGGACGGCCGACTACGACGCAGTGTACGAGGACTTAGAACGCGGCTGGGGGCTCGACGGCGGCCCGCTGGCGATGGCCCCCGAACGGGTCGCGGCGAGGATTCTCGACGCGGCGACCGAGGACGACCCCCGCGCACGCTACACGGTCGGCCGGCCCGCGGCGTTGCTGCGGTGGACCGAGCGGCTCCCAGCGTGGCTGTCGGACCCGGCGGTGCGCTGGTTCGGCCGACTGACGACGCGGCTGGCGCGGTGGTGGCGATGA